The following coding sequences are from one uncultured Cohaesibacter sp. window:
- the rpoZ gene encoding DNA-directed RNA polymerase subunit omega has protein sequence MARVTVEDCVDKVENRFELVLLSGHRARMISSGSSITVDRDNDKNPVVALREIADETVSPGDLKEDLIHSLQKYVEVDEPETEEVQLITADEAATTEYEGVIGETKNEVVFDQMSEEELLRGLESLVPPDRNDD, from the coding sequence ATGGCACGCGTCACTGTTGAGGACTGCGTTGATAAGGTTGAGAATCGTTTCGAGCTCGTGCTGCTTTCCGGTCATCGTGCGCGCATGATTTCTAGTGGCTCTTCGATTACGGTCGATCGTGACAATGACAAGAATCCGGTTGTTGCTCTGAGAGAAATCGCTGACGAAACCGTTTCTCCGGGTGACTTGAAAGAGGACCTCATTCATTCGCTTCAGAAATATGTCGAAGTTGATGAGCCTGAAACCGAAGAAGTACAGCTGATTACTGCTGATGAAGCAGCAACCACTGAATATGAAGGCGTTATTGGCGAGACCAAAAATGAAGTTGTCTTCGACCAGATGTCTGAAGAGGAACTTCTGCGCGGCTTGGAAAGTCTGGTGCCGCCGGATCGCAACGACGACTAA
- a CDS encoding cation diffusion facilitator family transporter, which translates to MSETCKSEKDGSSCCCSGSTHTHKHHEHHETGCGCGTASDASNSDAHHHHTDDDGCGSACGCKGNPVFDGVDKRYKAILWIVIALNGSMFLVELIAGRLAGSQALQADALDFLGDFLTYGISLAVIGMSLRTRSTAALVKGISLLGMGLWIFASTLYQILYLEVPRAELMGIISIMALATNVGSVLLLRRYKDGDANVRSVWLCSRNDAIGNIAVMAASLMVFVTSSALPDIVVALVMAGLFLRSAQLILVQSGREFRQSYAKLV; encoded by the coding sequence ATGAGCGAAACATGCAAAAGTGAGAAGGACGGTTCTTCGTGCTGTTGCAGTGGTTCAACACACACCCACAAACATCATGAACATCATGAAACAGGTTGTGGTTGCGGTACGGCAAGCGACGCGTCCAACTCAGATGCACATCATCATCATACAGATGATGATGGCTGTGGTTCAGCATGCGGATGCAAAGGCAATCCTGTCTTTGACGGCGTAGACAAGCGCTACAAGGCCATTCTCTGGATCGTCATTGCTCTCAATGGTTCCATGTTTCTTGTTGAGTTGATTGCAGGTAGGCTCGCAGGCTCGCAGGCACTTCAGGCGGACGCGCTCGACTTTCTGGGCGACTTTCTAACCTATGGAATAAGCCTTGCTGTCATCGGTATGAGCTTGCGCACGCGGTCTACGGCAGCGCTTGTGAAGGGCATCAGCCTTCTTGGCATGGGACTTTGGATTTTCGCTTCAACGCTCTATCAAATTTTGTATCTTGAAGTACCGCGCGCAGAACTAATGGGGATCATCAGCATAATGGCTCTTGCGACAAATGTTGGCTCGGTTCTGTTGCTCAGGCGCTACAAAGACGGCGACGCCAATGTTCGCTCCGTCTGGCTGTGTTCACGCAATGATGCGATTGGCAACATTGCAGTTATGGCCGCCAGTCTGATGGTGTTTGTAACCAGCTCTGCACTGCCAGACATTGTGGTTGCATTGGTTATGGCCGGTCTGTTCTTGCGCTCTGCCCAACTTATTCTTGTACAGTCTGGCCGTGAATTTCGACAGAGTTATGCAAAACTTGTTTGA
- a CDS encoding dipeptidase: MNTVPVFDGHNDTLLRLEMAEREGNPLSFIEGSEKLNIDLPKAKKSNFAGGLFALFVPPVGKLGDKPSFQEMTKEIEQPYALDLTKAMMERGKKLAAESNGEIRICLSSADIKQAMADKVLAIMFHIEGAEAIDADFKALEDLHDAGLRSIGPVWSRSNIFGHGVPFDFPGSPDSGPGLTDLGKELVRQCNKLSILIDLSHMNEKGFWDVAALTDKPMLATHSNVHALCGSRRNLTDKQLAAIEESKGLVGLNYSVGFLRSDGDKSKVDMDLDVMVDHLAYLVEKLGEEGVGLGSDFDGTTVPSKIGSCLGNEALIERMHERAFGEALIAKIAHENWLSFLERSGI, translated from the coding sequence ATGAACACAGTGCCGGTATTTGACGGTCACAATGATACCCTGCTGCGGCTGGAAATGGCCGAGCGAGAAGGAAATCCGCTATCCTTTATCGAAGGCAGCGAAAAACTCAATATCGATTTGCCAAAAGCGAAAAAGAGTAATTTTGCAGGCGGCTTGTTTGCTCTATTCGTGCCTCCTGTCGGTAAACTCGGTGATAAGCCGAGCTTTCAGGAGATGACAAAAGAGATAGAGCAGCCTTATGCGTTGGATCTGACCAAGGCGATGATGGAGCGCGGCAAAAAGCTGGCCGCGGAGTCCAATGGTGAAATTCGCATCTGTCTTTCAAGTGCCGATATCAAGCAGGCCATGGCAGACAAGGTGCTTGCCATCATGTTCCATATTGAAGGCGCCGAAGCGATTGATGCTGACTTCAAGGCTCTTGAAGATTTGCACGATGCTGGCCTGCGTTCGATTGGTCCTGTTTGGAGCCGCAGTAACATTTTTGGTCATGGCGTGCCCTTCGATTTTCCAGGAAGTCCTGATTCCGGGCCGGGCCTGACGGATTTGGGCAAGGAACTGGTGCGGCAATGCAACAAACTCAGCATTTTGATCGACCTTTCTCATATGAACGAAAAGGGTTTTTGGGATGTGGCTGCACTCACTGATAAGCCGATGCTCGCGACCCACTCCAACGTTCACGCTCTTTGTGGTTCTCGCCGAAACCTGACCGACAAGCAATTGGCGGCAATTGAAGAGAGCAAGGGTCTCGTGGGGTTGAATTATTCTGTCGGGTTCCTGCGCTCAGACGGAGACAAATCCAAGGTCGACATGGATCTGGACGTCATGGTCGACCACCTCGCTTATCTGGTTGAAAAGCTGGGAGAAGAAGGGGTCGGGCTTGGCTCTGATTTCGATGGGACAACAGTGCCGAGTAAAATCGGTTCCTGCCTTGGTAATGAGGCTTTGATTGAACGGATGCATGAACGTGCGTTTGGTGAAGCGCTCATTGCAAAAATCGCCCATGAGAACTGGCTGTCCTTCCTTGAAAGATCCGGGATATAG
- a CDS encoding AzlC family ABC transporter permease: MPDDSMTPTRLFLKGARLGIPVVITAGPFGALFGALAVDGGMSVRDAVLMSATVFAGASQLVGLNLFGQHIPAWIVVLSIFAVNFRHILYSASLGQNVEKWSWANRIFGFFFLVDPAYAETERRVEQGEEIQFSWYMGMVAVVYIGWVFMTWLGTIFGNFLEDSRAWGIDVLMPVYFMALLMSFRKRPFWFPVVAVSAVASIIASKTVGSPWHVSIGAAAGILTAALFAPLPKGPLGEAKSDSVVMNGSSQGRGE; encoded by the coding sequence TTGCCTGATGATAGTATGACACCGACGCGTCTGTTCCTGAAGGGAGCAAGGCTCGGTATTCCTGTGGTTATTACCGCCGGACCGTTTGGTGCATTGTTTGGTGCCTTGGCGGTCGACGGAGGCATGTCCGTGCGCGATGCCGTGCTCATGAGTGCGACCGTTTTCGCCGGTGCCAGCCAGTTGGTGGGGCTTAATCTGTTCGGACAGCATATTCCTGCCTGGATTGTTGTTTTGTCGATTTTTGCAGTCAATTTTCGGCACATCCTCTACTCAGCTTCGCTCGGGCAGAATGTCGAAAAGTGGTCATGGGCAAATCGGATTTTTGGCTTTTTCTTTCTGGTCGATCCGGCATATGCAGAGACGGAGCGCCGAGTTGAACAAGGCGAAGAAATCCAGTTCTCCTGGTATATGGGCATGGTCGCGGTGGTCTATATTGGTTGGGTCTTTATGACCTGGCTAGGGACCATATTTGGTAATTTTCTCGAAGACTCTAGAGCCTGGGGCATCGATGTACTGATGCCGGTCTATTTCATGGCGCTATTGATGAGTTTCAGGAAGAGGCCCTTCTGGTTTCCTGTCGTAGCTGTGAGCGCGGTTGCTTCTATCATCGCAAGCAAAACGGTCGGCTCTCCATGGCACGTTTCTATCGGGGCTGCTGCGGGCATCCTGACTGCGGCGCTGTTTGCGCCATTGCCAAAGGGACCGCTTGGTGAGGCAAAGTCCGATTCGGTTGTGATGAATGGCTCAAGTCAGGGCAGGGGGGAATAA
- a CDS encoding PadR family transcriptional regulator, translating into MNVRSICLAILFCSDRTGYDIRKFSTEGNFSFFIDASFGSIYPALNKMESEGLVTGRHVSEEGKPARKIYSITEAGRDVLFHELLQPHRPDIFKSEFLLISLFARLIGPEAIQSAIDRQLAMLHEELAIISSCEESDLKNSPESGKYAPNELDHQAANWAKNYGVYCVQASIDYLKMHGNALVEIAKASQSHQ; encoded by the coding sequence ATGAATGTTCGCAGCATTTGCCTTGCCATTCTCTTTTGTTCGGACAGAACCGGATATGATATTCGGAAGTTTTCGACCGAAGGGAATTTTAGCTTTTTCATCGATGCGTCGTTCGGATCCATCTATCCGGCTCTCAACAAGATGGAAAGCGAAGGCCTTGTAACGGGACGCCATGTTTCAGAGGAAGGCAAGCCGGCACGCAAGATTTATTCGATCACGGAGGCTGGCCGGGATGTCTTGTTTCACGAGCTTTTGCAGCCTCATCGGCCAGATATTTTCAAATCAGAGTTCCTACTTATATCGCTGTTTGCCAGACTAATCGGTCCAGAGGCCATACAATCAGCGATTGATAGACAATTAGCGATGTTACATGAAGAACTTGCAATCATTTCTTCATGTGAAGAATCCGATCTCAAGAACAGCCCGGAAAGCGGCAAATATGCCCCCAACGAGTTGGACCACCAAGCTGCCAATTGGGCGAAAAACTACGGCGTCTATTGTGTTCAGGCGAGCATTGACTATCTGAAGATGCATGGCAACGCATTGGTTGAAATCGCGAAAGCCAGCCAGTCACATCAATAA
- a CDS encoding AzlD family protein, with translation MSTTFWIIIGGAIVTYLTRIGGHVILTRFERIHPRVQAGLDAVPAAVLTTLVAPAIVEGGPNEWAAFAVAVLAGLRVSIIWMVIIGTVTVALLRQITG, from the coding sequence ATGTCAACGACCTTCTGGATCATCATTGGCGGGGCCATTGTGACCTATCTGACCCGCATCGGCGGCCATGTCATCCTGACGCGGTTCGAGCGTATCCATCCTCGCGTTCAGGCCGGGCTGGATGCTGTGCCTGCTGCAGTGTTGACGACCCTGGTTGCTCCCGCAATTGTTGAGGGCGGACCGAACGAATGGGCTGCTTTTGCCGTAGCAGTTCTTGCGGGCTTGCGTGTTTCCATTATATGGATGGTTATAATCGGGACGGTCACAGTGGCACTTCTTCGCCAGATCACAGGCTGA
- a CDS encoding efflux RND transporter periplasmic adaptor subunit, with amino-acid sequence MALRLKGSYGLALLCTAGIVGWMATGKAVFSGQETADSTPPPAVRNQAQETGAFRVAVRHFKAQPRQLDLTIRGRTEADTKVTVRAETSAIVRSINVKKGQWVHKNDLLCKLDVGSREANLAKAKAALEQAEFDLSAKEQLATKGFASKTQLASLRAARDAALAGVKEARLELDRTNILAPKKGMVQGDLAEVGDQLSSGGACAVLMDPDPMLVVGQVSERDISQVEVGNKADITLVTGEKSEGRVRFVSSASDVETRTFLVEMEIPNPDRSLRDGVTAVAELKLPPIKAHLVSPAYLTLSDEGIVGAMQVIDNKAQFTPVHIISNDESGIWITGLPEEADIITVGQEYVKSGHEVVAVSVDELNKTDANGESK; translated from the coding sequence ATGGCGTTGCGACTTAAGGGCTCATATGGCCTGGCGCTGCTATGTACGGCAGGGATTGTCGGATGGATGGCCACAGGCAAAGCAGTGTTTAGCGGACAAGAAACCGCAGATTCTACCCCACCACCGGCGGTCCGCAATCAGGCACAGGAAACCGGTGCATTCCGCGTGGCTGTTCGCCATTTCAAGGCCCAACCAAGACAACTGGATCTAACCATTCGAGGGCGCACGGAAGCGGACACGAAAGTAACTGTTCGAGCAGAAACCTCTGCTATCGTGCGAAGCATCAATGTCAAGAAAGGTCAGTGGGTCCACAAGAATGACCTACTCTGCAAGCTTGATGTTGGGTCTCGCGAAGCCAATCTGGCCAAGGCAAAAGCAGCTTTGGAGCAAGCAGAGTTTGATCTTTCAGCCAAAGAACAATTGGCAACGAAGGGCTTTGCATCCAAAACACAACTGGCCTCTCTGCGCGCCGCACGAGACGCAGCGCTCGCTGGCGTCAAGGAAGCCCGTCTGGAACTGGACCGCACCAATATTTTGGCGCCGAAAAAGGGCATGGTGCAAGGAGACCTCGCTGAGGTTGGCGATCAGCTGAGCAGTGGCGGAGCCTGTGCTGTGTTGATGGATCCCGATCCTATGCTTGTGGTCGGGCAGGTTTCCGAGCGCGATATTTCGCAGGTGGAAGTCGGTAACAAGGCCGATATAACCCTTGTAACGGGCGAAAAGTCCGAAGGCCGTGTGCGATTTGTCAGTTCAGCTTCGGACGTCGAAACCCGCACATTTCTGGTGGAAATGGAAATCCCGAACCCGGATCGTAGCCTCAGGGACGGCGTTACCGCTGTTGCAGAGCTGAAGCTGCCTCCGATCAAGGCTCATCTTGTCAGCCCGGCCTATTTGACTCTCTCAGACGAGGGTATCGTCGGAGCCATGCAGGTCATTGATAACAAAGCTCAATTTACTCCCGTTCATATCATTTCCAATGATGAATCCGGAATTTGGATTACAGGTTTGCCCGAGGAAGCCGATATCATCACGGTCGGTCAGGAATATGTGAAATCCGGACACGAAGTTGTCGCCGTCAGTGTTGATGAGCTAAACAAGACAGATGCAAACGGGGAGTCCAAGTGA
- a CDS encoding gamma-glutamyl-gamma-aminobutyrate hydrolase family protein (Members of this family of hydrolases with an active site Cys residue belong to MEROPS family C26.) has protein sequence MIIGILVAGPLPDDIAAKFGTFDTMFKDLLLKQDPELTFKKYLVYEDEFPASAKECEGWIVTGSLHSAYEKLPWMLTLEALIRDAIAAKTPTIGICFGHQIMATAMGGTVQKAPSGKWGAAVHRYNVYQDGDDRPGWLDEGVEEFSLQASHQDQVTVLPESGCLLAGNDFCPNGMIAYGNAGLSMQLHPELSSENVKTMLLKRRGHEMSVDDADEALAHVEDPVDSARVAKWMVRFFKQPRD, from the coding sequence ATGATAATTGGTATATTGGTGGCCGGTCCATTGCCGGATGATATTGCCGCCAAATTTGGTACATTCGATACCATGTTCAAGGACTTGCTGCTCAAGCAGGATCCTGAACTGACTTTTAAAAAATATTTGGTTTATGAAGATGAGTTCCCAGCCTCGGCAAAGGAATGTGAAGGCTGGATTGTGACCGGTTCGCTTCACAGCGCCTACGAGAAGCTTCCTTGGATGCTGACACTGGAAGCGTTGATAAGAGACGCCATCGCAGCCAAGACGCCGACCATTGGTATTTGCTTTGGACACCAGATCATGGCAACTGCTATGGGCGGCACGGTTCAAAAGGCACCGTCTGGTAAATGGGGAGCTGCTGTTCATCGCTATAATGTCTATCAAGATGGTGATGATCGTCCGGGATGGTTAGATGAAGGGGTTGAAGAGTTTTCCCTGCAAGCAAGCCATCAGGATCAGGTCACAGTTTTGCCAGAAAGCGGTTGCTTGCTTGCAGGCAATGATTTTTGTCCAAATGGCATGATCGCCTATGGCAACGCGGGGCTGTCGATGCAGCTTCATCCCGAACTCTCAAGCGAGAATGTAAAGACAATGCTTCTCAAACGCCGCGGCCATGAAATGTCGGTAGATGATGCTGACGAGGCCTTGGCTCATGTTGAAGATCCTGTTGACTCGGCAAGGGTTGCTAAATGGATGGTGCGGTTTTTCAAACAACCGCGCGACTAG
- a CDS encoding bifunctional (p)ppGpp synthetase/guanosine-3',5'-bis(diphosphate) 3'-pyrophosphohydrolase: MMRQYELVERVVSYNPNADEALLNKAYVYSMRKHGKQKRASGDPYFVHPLEVAGILTDLRLDDSTIAVGLLHDTLEDTDATRTEIDTMFGAEIGKLVEGLTKISQLDLVSKRTKQAENIRKLLLAISDDVRVLIVKLADRLHNMRTLHYVPEHKRHRIAQETIDIYAPLAERMGMQDIREELEGLSFKYVNPEAYEAISERLEEVRQRNKTLISEIEGELEKTFLEKGLKATVRGREKRAYSIFRKMQRQNIGFEQLSDIYAFRVLVQDVEACYRTLGIVHTIWPCVPGRFKDYVSTPKPNDYRSIHTTVIGPGRQRVELQIRTHEMHQFAEYGVAAHALYKDVTGKTKGGRSLGRLAKDSNAYSWLRQTVELLSSGNTAEEFLEHTKLELFQDQVFCFTPKGRVIALPRGAIPIDFAYAVHTDIGDTCIGCKINGAVMPLVTELNNGDEVQIICSKAQTPPPAWENIAVTGKARAAIRKATRAAVRKQYAGLGEQILQNAFKRADQEYSAEKIKVVLTRLGFQSLDDALAAVGRGELQSRMIIEAVFPDYQDQRAAQSEGERGEGWFGLPHASAMKFRIPGSGRKGKADPNSGLRSIPIRGLSADLPVHFAPEGGAVPGDRIVGIHTPGQGVTIYPIHSPALSQFEDAPERWLDVRWDIDEENSDRFPARIVVSILNEPGSLASIANVIAENDGNIENIKMEHQLSDFHEMTIDLSVWNLNHLNRIIEQIRSKKTVSKAWRVN; the protein is encoded by the coding sequence ATGATGCGTCAGTACGAACTCGTTGAAAGAGTTGTAAGCTACAATCCCAATGCTGACGAAGCCCTTTTGAACAAGGCTTATGTCTATTCCATGCGCAAACATGGCAAGCAGAAGCGTGCTTCTGGCGATCCCTATTTTGTGCACCCTTTGGAAGTTGCCGGGATATTGACGGATCTTAGGCTGGACGACAGCACAATTGCTGTTGGCCTGTTGCATGACACGCTTGAAGATACTGATGCCACCAGAACCGAAATCGACACCATGTTTGGGGCCGAAATTGGCAAATTGGTGGAGGGGTTGACGAAGATCAGCCAATTGGATCTCGTTTCCAAGCGCACCAAACAGGCCGAGAATATCCGCAAGCTGCTGCTGGCCATTTCGGATGATGTTCGGGTGCTGATCGTCAAACTGGCTGACCGTCTTCACAATATGCGCACCTTGCATTATGTGCCAGAGCACAAACGACACAGAATTGCGCAAGAAACCATCGATATTTATGCTCCATTGGCCGAACGTATGGGCATGCAGGATATCCGTGAAGAGCTGGAAGGCCTGTCGTTCAAATATGTCAATCCAGAAGCGTATGAAGCCATATCTGAACGCCTTGAAGAAGTGCGCCAGCGAAACAAGACCCTGATTTCCGAGATTGAAGGGGAGCTTGAGAAGACCTTTCTTGAAAAAGGGCTGAAGGCCACCGTGCGTGGGCGCGAGAAGAGAGCCTATTCCATTTTCCGTAAAATGCAGCGTCAGAATATCGGGTTCGAGCAATTGTCCGATATTTATGCTTTCCGGGTTTTGGTGCAAGATGTCGAGGCCTGCTATCGGACATTGGGTATCGTTCACACAATCTGGCCATGCGTTCCCGGGCGCTTCAAGGACTATGTTTCAACGCCCAAGCCAAACGATTATCGCTCGATCCATACCACGGTTATCGGACCGGGAAGGCAGCGCGTCGAGTTGCAGATCCGCACCCACGAAATGCATCAGTTCGCCGAATATGGTGTCGCGGCCCATGCGCTTTACAAGGATGTAACCGGCAAGACAAAAGGTGGGCGCTCTCTTGGGCGTTTGGCCAAGGACAGCAACGCCTATTCATGGCTAAGGCAGACTGTGGAACTTCTCTCCTCAGGCAATACGGCAGAAGAATTTCTCGAACATACCAAGCTGGAGCTGTTTCAGGATCAGGTTTTTTGCTTTACGCCCAAAGGGCGCGTCATTGCCTTGCCGCGCGGCGCAATTCCTATCGATTTTGCTTATGCAGTGCACACCGATATCGGTGATACCTGTATCGGCTGTAAAATCAACGGTGCCGTGATGCCTCTGGTAACAGAGCTCAATAACGGTGACGAAGTCCAGATCATTTGTTCAAAGGCTCAAACCCCGCCACCGGCGTGGGAGAATATTGCCGTAACCGGCAAGGCCAGAGCCGCTATACGCAAGGCCACTCGCGCAGCTGTTCGGAAACAATATGCCGGCCTTGGCGAACAGATCTTGCAGAACGCATTCAAGCGTGCTGATCAGGAATATTCAGCAGAGAAAATCAAAGTCGTGCTCACGCGTTTGGGCTTCCAGTCTCTGGATGATGCGTTGGCCGCAGTCGGGCGGGGGGAGCTGCAATCTCGCATGATCATCGAGGCTGTATTCCCCGATTATCAGGACCAGCGTGCCGCACAAAGCGAAGGCGAGCGCGGAGAGGGGTGGTTCGGTCTGCCCCATGCTTCCGCCATGAAGTTCCGTATTCCGGGTTCTGGTCGCAAGGGTAAGGCTGATCCTAATTCTGGACTGAGATCGATACCGATTCGTGGGCTTTCTGCTGATTTGCCCGTCCATTTCGCGCCAGAAGGCGGGGCTGTGCCTGGAGACAGGATCGTCGGTATTCACACGCCGGGCCAAGGGGTAACGATTTATCCCATCCATTCGCCGGCCCTCAGCCAGTTTGAAGATGCGCCAGAGCGCTGGCTCGATGTGCGCTGGGACATCGATGAGGAAAACTCCGACAGGTTCCCCGCTCGTATCGTTGTGTCCATTCTCAATGAGCCAGGTAGCTTGGCTTCCATTGCGAATGTGATTGCCGAAAATGATGGCAACATTGAAAATATCAAGATGGAACACCAATTAAGTGACTTCCACGAGATGACCATCGACCTTTCGGTCTGGAACCTTAATCACCTCAACAGGATTATCGAGCAGATCAGAAGCAAAAAGACCGTTTCGAAAGCTTGGCGTGTAAACTGA
- a CDS encoding NYN domain-containing protein codes for MFDPREKVALFIDGANLYATTKTLGFDIDYKRLLREFRGKGYLLRTYYYTALAEDQEYSSIRPLIDWLDYNGYHVVTKPTKEFTDSAGRRKIKGNMDIELTIDAMELVDHVDHFVIFSGDGDFRKLVEALQRRGRKVSVVSTMSTQPPMIADELRRQADHFIDLAHIADRIGRDPGERPQRMPVQNDYEDGEYDDD; via the coding sequence GTGTTTGATCCTAGAGAAAAAGTTGCATTATTTATAGACGGGGCCAATCTGTACGCAACGACTAAGACTCTTGGCTTCGATATCGACTATAAGCGACTTTTAAGAGAATTTCGTGGTAAAGGTTATCTTCTGAGAACCTATTACTACACTGCTCTTGCAGAAGATCAGGAGTATTCCTCCATTCGACCTTTGATTGATTGGTTGGATTATAACGGATACCATGTCGTTACCAAGCCTACCAAAGAATTTACTGACTCTGCAGGGCGCAGAAAAATCAAAGGTAACATGGATATCGAACTGACCATTGACGCAATGGAACTGGTCGACCATGTAGACCACTTCGTTATCTTCTCAGGTGATGGTGATTTCCGTAAATTGGTTGAAGCTCTACAGCGCCGCGGCCGTAAAGTCAGCGTTGTTTCGACCATGTCTACACAGCCACCAATGATTGCCGATGAGCTTCGTCGTCAGGCAGACCACTTCATCGATTTGGCACATATTGCCGATCGTATTGGTCGTGATCCCGGTGAACGTCCTCAGCGCATGCCTGTGCAGAATGACTACGAAGACGGCGAATATGATGACGATTGA
- a CDS encoding helix-turn-helix domain-containing protein has product MLTIGKLSKNSGVKVPTIRYYEQIGLISPADRSEGNQRRYEPNDLKRLSFIKHARDLGFHLDDIKSLLALKEDETRTCKRADDILTRHLADVRDRIIRLKRLETELERMSHCEGECVANCSVIESLADHSRCKYEH; this is encoded by the coding sequence ATGCTAACGATCGGAAAGCTCTCGAAGAACAGCGGCGTGAAAGTGCCAACAATAAGATATTATGAGCAAATCGGTCTCATTTCTCCTGCAGATCGCAGCGAAGGCAACCAAAGACGCTATGAACCGAATGATTTGAAGCGCCTGAGTTTCATCAAGCATGCGCGGGATCTTGGATTCCATCTCGATGACATCAAGTCGTTGCTTGCGCTGAAAGAGGATGAAACACGCACCTGCAAGCGAGCGGATGATATCCTGACGCGCCATCTGGCAGATGTTCGCGATAGAATTATCAGGCTGAAGCGCTTGGAGACCGAACTGGAACGCATGTCTCACTGTGAAGGGGAGTGCGTGGCAAATTGCTCAGTAATTGAAAGTCTGGCAGACCATAGTCGTTGTAAATATGAGCACTAA